One stretch of Candidatus Schekmanbacteria bacterium DNA includes these proteins:
- a CDS encoding extracellular solute-binding protein codes for MKATSGFKMILLVLSLVISLSMFVSVKANAETHLKMSTTTSTENSGLLSVLIPPFEKKYGVKVDIIAVGTGAALKLGKNGDVDVVFVHSRPDEDRFVKEGYGVYRQDVMHNDFVILGPEKDPAKIKGSSSAIEAFKKIAGTSSSFVSRGDNSGTHKKEMAIWKSAGIQPSGKWYIEAGQGMGAVLKIADEKRAYTLSDRGTYLAYSDKIDLKILYEGDKILYNPYGIIAVNPKKYPYVKFELAKKLIDYITGPEGQEIIKNYKIKGQQLFFPDAIK; via the coding sequence ATGAAAGCAACATCAGGATTTAAAATGATTTTATTAGTTTTGTCACTTGTTATTTCTCTATCAATGTTTGTTTCAGTTAAGGCAAACGCTGAAACCCATCTTAAAATGAGTACTACAACGAGTACAGAAAATTCAGGGCTGCTCTCTGTCCTGATACCCCCCTTCGAAAAAAAATATGGCGTTAAAGTTGACATTATCGCCGTCGGGACAGGAGCAGCACTCAAACTTGGCAAAAATGGTGATGTAGATGTTGTTTTTGTTCATTCCCGCCCAGATGAAGATAGATTTGTAAAAGAAGGATATGGTGTTTATCGCCAAGATGTTATGCATAATGACTTCGTTATTTTAGGTCCAGAAAAAGACCCTGCTAAAATCAAAGGTTCATCATCGGCAATAGAAGCATTCAAAAAAATTGCGGGGACATCATCTTCTTTTGTCTCCAGAGGAGACAACTCCGGCACGCATAAGAAAGAAATGGCTATATGGAAATCTGCCGGCATTCAACCATCAGGTAAATGGTATATCGAGGCAGGACAAGGAATGGGCGCTGTACTTAAAATTGCAGATGAAAAACGAGCTTACACCCTTTCAGATAGAGGCACATATCTTGCATATTCAGATAAGATAGATTTAAAAATCCTCTATGAAGGGGATAAGATATTGTATAATCCTTACGGAATCATTGCAGTAAATCCAAAAAAATATCCTTATGTCAAATTTGAACTTGCCAAAAAGCTGATTGATTATATTACAGGACCTGAAGGGCAAGAAATTATCAAGAATTATAAAATCAAGGGACAGCAACTATTCTTTCCTGATGCAATAAAATAA